A window of Periplaneta americana isolate PAMFEO1 chromosome 7, P.americana_PAMFEO1_priV1, whole genome shotgun sequence contains these coding sequences:
- the LOC138703419 gene encoding uncharacterized protein isoform X1, whose product MLQPAIIQEIIELQNSVTGNDLVSLLEKLKNHPSKHTLEKILEELNYVSSRNAFLNKLKVLDGQADVNALDDVIKRQIHEACGTDSDETSRIQEELIQHIGTWWRSGTEFITEEAEFWRNMMQSRVDRVARLSSLKFQQLDRINVRFRDSELTPLDGSVVNIVADAGCTLLSCAKLRQMLDVFQETRYLLVDVSFMKHKMHEVLCLWPSRWCDTLIVDCGKSDEGASLLLELGHKYKLVLVTSSVIPGAECVHFDTCGYMQMDEAIQRVLLDKSIMFQGYEVLLKNVTEYNISLLNRINAGMVLDLLEKDQKEQHLEIGKPLEQPSYDYVNRRMQSCDGGSGPLPVNNPVWSLQDKIILISADPGMGKTTFIEQTSLQSKETCPDFWVVRVNLNEHSPAINELSENICSFEQALEFLWEVAGNHHERNVLARLPDFWQMCRTIRRI is encoded by the coding sequence ATGCTTCAGCCTGCTATAATACAGGAGATAATTGAATTACAGAATTCTGTTACGGGAAATGACCTCGTGAGCTTATTGGAGAAACTGAAAAATCATCCTTCGAAACATACTCTTGAAAAAATTTTAGAGGAATTGAATTACGtgtcttcacgcaatgcttttctaaATAAGCTGAAAGTTTTGGATGGACAGGCTGACGTTAATGCTTTGGACGATGTAATTAAGAGACAGATACATGAGGCGTGTGGAACAGATTCTGATGAGACAAGCAGGATTCAAGAAGAACTCATTCAGCACATCGGTACATGGTGGAGAAGTGGTAccgaattcattacagaggaGGCAGAGTTCTGGCGAAATATGATGCAGTCAAGAGTTGATAGAGTGGCTCGGCTATCATCATTAAAGTTTCAGCAGTTGGATCGCATCAACGTCAGATTTCGAGATTCAGAGCTAACTCCATTGGATGGGTCTGTTGTCAATATTGTGGCAGACGCTGGATGCACTTTGTTGAGCTGCGCCAAACTTCGCCAAATGTTGGACGTCTTTCAGGAAACGAGGTATTTATTAGTTGATGTGTCTTTTATGAAGCACAAGATGCATGAGGTGTTATGTCTGTGGCCTTCTCGGTGGTGTGACACTTTGATAGTCGATTGTGGAAAGAGTGATGAAGGAGCTTCATTATTACTGGAACTGGGCCACAAATACAAACTGGTGTTGGTGACGAGCAGTGTTATTCCTGGCGCGGAATGTGTCCACTTCGATACCTGTGGTTATATGCAAATGGATGAGGCAATACAAAGAGTTCTTCTTGACAAAAGTATTATGTTTCAAGGTTATGAAGTTCTGCTGAAAAATGTGACAGAGTATAACATTTCACTCTTAAACAGGATTAATGCGGGCATGGTGTTAGATTTACTGGAGAAAGACCAAAAAGAACAACATTTAGAAATTGGGAAACCTCTCGAGCAGCCTTCTTATGACTATGTGAACAGAAGAATGCAGAGTTGTGATGGTGGAAGCGGTCCCTTGCCAGTAAATAACCCAGTATGGTCCCTAcaagacaaaataatattaatatcagcAGATCCTGGGATGGGTAAGACCACTTTTATAGAACAGACATCTCTTCAGAGTAAGGAAACTTGCCCCGACTTTTGGGTAGTGAGagtaaacttgaatgaacattcTCCTGCGATTAATGAACTCAGTGAGAATATTTGTAGTTTCGAACAGGCGTTGGAATTCTTGTGGGAAGTGGCAGGGAATCACCATGAGAGAAATGTTTTGGCACGCCTTCCAGACTTCTGGCAAATGTGCCGTACTATTCGACGCATTTGA
- the LOC138703419 gene encoding uncharacterized protein isoform X2, whose amino-acid sequence MQTAINLFEKRGGTADGAGQKFEVKTLAFLFLRGLNMCQNFRIASNMNHCGAFDDVIFQHKRDDVWETSFLQLKHKKKSVQSMEIFAESRSAFDLMKYLQSYHIIKQQFSVANEKHPVFGGDFEHCTFLLYTNSVFNTKRELQHGRFLEDDIHNSGGSNGYVFSFSENNEEDELVTSFLNE is encoded by the exons AT GCAGACAGCTATCAATCTGTTCGAGAAGAGAGGCGGAACTGCTGATGGAGCAGGCCAGAAGTTCGAGGTTAAGACTTTGGCATTTCTTTTCCTTCGAGGCCTCAACATGTGCCAGAACTTCCGCATTGCGTCGAATATGAACCACTGTGGCGCATTTGATGACGTCATATTTCAGCATAAACGAGATGATGTGTGGGAGACAAGCTTTCTGCAGTTGAAACACAAGAAGAAATCTGTACAGTCGATGGAAATCTTTGCAGAGTCAAGATCTGCTTTCGATCTGATGAAGTACCTtcaatcatatcacatcataaagCAACAGTTCTCCGTAGCCAACGAAAAACATCCTGTGTTTGGTGGTGACTTCGAGCACTGCACTTTCTTGCTGTACACTAACTCTGTGTTCAACACAAAGCGGGAGCTCCAGCATGGACGCTTCCTCGAGGATGACATTCATAACTCTGGAGGAAGTAACGGCTATGTCTTCAGCTTTAGTGAGAACAACGAAGAGGACGAGTTAGTAACGTCATTCTTAAATGAATAG